One Fuerstiella marisgermanici DNA window includes the following coding sequences:
- the cimA gene encoding citramalate synthase gives MSRIQLYDTTLRDGSQGEGVNFSLQDKLMIATKLDNLGFDYIEGGYPLSNPKDEEFFKRAADMDWKHAKVCAFGMTRRKEIDASDDIGMQALVNSKAPVVTIVGKTWDLHVNEVLRVSLEENLAMIRDSIAYVKSEGREVIYDAEHCFDGWHANPDYAMQTWKAAAEAGADMICMCDTNGGTLPEQIAAGVSALQKELGVAVGIHCHNDSELAVANSLAGVNAGAVQVQGTINGIGERCGNVDLISMAANLALKMHYDVLVDGGIKRLTELSRYVYEMANMNFRNGQPFVGNSAFAHKGGMHVHAVNRIAHSYEHITPESVGNARRVLVSELSGRSNIMAKTTKFRLEEDGVLQTKILTAVQDLENDGYQFEAAEASFDLLVMKQAGTYQQAFELDHYRVNVENQSREPVTDAVIKLTVDNEVQLVVGEGDGPVNALDSALRKALTSSYPGLSEMTLVDYKVRVINSTEGTAARVRVVIESKDKTDVWSTVGVSENIIEASWIALVDAFEYKIHKDRGAVGDV, from the coding sequence ATGTCCCGCATTCAGCTCTACGACACAACTTTACGCGATGGATCTCAAGGAGAAGGCGTCAACTTCTCATTGCAGGACAAGTTGATGATCGCCACCAAACTGGACAACCTGGGCTTCGACTACATCGAAGGCGGCTACCCGCTGTCCAATCCCAAGGACGAAGAATTCTTTAAACGAGCGGCCGACATGGACTGGAAGCATGCCAAAGTCTGCGCCTTCGGGATGACTCGCCGCAAAGAAATCGATGCCAGCGACGATATCGGCATGCAGGCGCTGGTCAACAGTAAGGCCCCCGTCGTCACGATTGTCGGCAAGACGTGGGACCTGCACGTGAATGAAGTGCTGCGAGTTTCCCTCGAAGAGAACCTCGCCATGATTCGTGATTCGATCGCCTACGTGAAATCCGAAGGCCGCGAAGTCATTTACGACGCTGAGCACTGCTTTGATGGTTGGCACGCCAACCCGGACTACGCGATGCAGACGTGGAAGGCGGCCGCCGAAGCCGGGGCCGACATGATCTGCATGTGTGACACCAATGGCGGCACATTGCCCGAACAAATCGCAGCCGGTGTCTCCGCGCTGCAGAAAGAACTGGGCGTTGCAGTGGGCATTCACTGTCACAACGACAGCGAACTGGCTGTGGCGAATTCGCTTGCCGGAGTCAATGCCGGCGCGGTCCAGGTGCAGGGGACGATAAATGGTATTGGCGAACGCTGTGGCAACGTCGATTTGATTTCCATGGCCGCCAACCTTGCGTTGAAGATGCATTACGACGTGCTGGTCGATGGCGGCATCAAGCGGCTGACTGAATTGTCCCGCTATGTCTATGAAATGGCCAACATGAACTTCCGCAACGGCCAACCCTTCGTCGGCAATAGTGCGTTTGCTCATAAGGGAGGCATGCATGTTCATGCTGTGAATCGGATCGCTCACAGCTATGAACACATCACACCGGAATCAGTGGGGAATGCGCGGCGAGTACTCGTTAGCGAACTTTCCGGCCGATCCAACATCATGGCGAAGACCACGAAGTTTCGTTTGGAAGAGGACGGCGTTTTGCAAACAAAGATTCTCACTGCTGTGCAGGATCTGGAGAACGACGGCTATCAGTTTGAAGCGGCTGAAGCGTCGTTCGACTTGCTGGTGATGAAACAGGCCGGCACCTATCAGCAGGCTTTCGAACTCGACCATTACCGAGTCAACGTCGAAAACCAGTCGCGTGAGCCGGTGACAGACGCGGTCATCAAACTCACCGTCGACAACGAAGTGCAGTTGGTCGTGGGCGAAGGCGACGGACCGGTGAACGCACTGGACTCAGCGCTGAGAAAGGCGCTGACGTCATCGTACCCTGGCTTGTCGGAAATGACGCTGGTGGACTACAAAGTGCGAGTCATCAACAGCACCGAAGGCACCGCGGCCAGGGTGCGAGTCGTCATTGAAAGCAAAGACAAAACCGACGTGTGGAGTACCGTCGGCGTCAGCGAAAACATCATCGAAGCCAGCTGGATCGCGCTGGTGGATGCGTTTGAATACAAGATTCACAAAGACCGAGGTGCTGTTGGGGACGTTTAG
- a CDS encoding helix-turn-helix domain-containing protein — MKTIFTTGQVAKICKVAPRTVSKWFDSGRLRGYRIPGSQDRRIPREHLIRFLKEHGMPLGELEDEAMGKILLVGSDGMTRSSLDEMMANDDFKIDTASSGFEAGIQAESVHPDCVVIDFVMGREEALMIAQNLKKNGEYEETVLIGLLSDEDNASGFDRTVFNETFRKPFDSALLAERIRTLVNRRKQLA, encoded by the coding sequence ATGAAAACGATCTTCACTACTGGACAGGTAGCTAAGATCTGTAAAGTTGCCCCGCGAACGGTCTCGAAGTGGTTCGACTCCGGACGACTTCGCGGCTATCGAATTCCTGGCTCACAGGACCGACGCATTCCACGCGAACATTTGATTCGCTTCCTTAAGGAACATGGAATGCCTCTCGGTGAGTTGGAAGACGAAGCGATGGGTAAGATATTGTTAGTTGGATCAGACGGCATGACTCGATCGAGTCTTGACGAAATGATGGCTAATGATGACTTTAAGATCGACACTGCTTCCAGTGGATTTGAAGCCGGCATCCAGGCAGAGTCTGTTCACCCCGATTGCGTGGTGATTGACTTTGTTATGGGCCGCGAAGAAGCCCTGATGATTGCTCAGAACCTGAAAAAGAACGGTGAATACGAAGAAACCGTTCTGATTGGACTTTTGAGTGATGAAGACAATGCGTCCGGTTTCGACCGTACGGTCTTTAATGAGACGTTTCGTAAGCCGTTCGACTCAGCATTGCTGGCCGAACGAATTCGAACGCTTGTTAATCGCAGAAAGCAGTTGGCCTAG
- a CDS encoding WD40 repeat domain-containing protein yields the protein MTDDGRTSSRSPNRGTLWVVRQQTDLQQLPLRLACRKPPARRESRITTVILLVLALLLSFAVRPGEAADGELVRLPRGAVQRLGTTHYRHPGRGKQLHFVAKSNQIVICSETHGPQIFDALTGRPLRKAAPGAIGRSLLSATRDGKIAILTRRPDLVDGTHAVDFRMRRGNGGIAFKWNEPPSIRTRRMACSPDGKLVVTVTSLGHLTMRDVSTGEITTQSKIAGAGIRCIDWSADGRWIAFATRKGVVLWEYANSNAPPKLIQELGRHPVDSLRFSHDSTLLAIANSSDTHVQLFSLTTQSIMGEITTARDSSHRDSLCFSPNDKRLYVPNLFEKCIDVFDVDTAEQVDCFEAETVAPSVVAMSDDGTLLVAAGDETPFVVWDVASKERVSDRIPGHRAVPAVMEFSDDGKLLASGDVAGTVNVWDVNSGSIIAKCQHKQPPRGTSSVLALAFSPDSKLVASCGQDNVIRVLHSDTGDLVKTLPGHGTGGGVTITELAFSQNGKQLRSYGSDDKIRRWTVGDETPLSSLSIPYKSSYECCFDRKSERLFLRTTAGLFVYDLQTGKEQGKFLPERPKIRHGVLLPDAEMLVGSSNKSREFALNARRPGVIVREESVVDSMLQWHPFSGQTPLDQKELSGTVTQLSASHDGQWLAVCSSEHGTDKRSIVNIWDTKSRQPIRRAASMDVQKMALSPDGRFLATSYADTSILLWEIAKLQRAE from the coding sequence GTGACAGACGACGGACGAACCAGTTCACGTAGCCCGAATCGCGGCACTTTGTGGGTGGTCCGACAGCAGACTGACCTTCAGCAACTCCCGCTGCGGCTCGCCTGCAGAAAACCGCCTGCCCGTCGCGAATCCCGCATTACAACCGTTATTCTGCTGGTCCTGGCGTTGCTGTTGTCCTTCGCAGTCAGGCCAGGTGAAGCGGCGGACGGGGAATTGGTGCGTCTGCCGCGAGGAGCCGTTCAGCGGCTGGGGACGACTCATTACCGGCATCCCGGCCGCGGGAAACAGCTTCACTTTGTGGCAAAGAGCAACCAGATCGTCATCTGCTCAGAAACTCACGGACCGCAGATTTTCGACGCCCTGACTGGCCGCCCTCTCAGGAAAGCGGCTCCCGGAGCCATTGGACGGTCCCTTCTGAGTGCCACCCGCGACGGTAAAATTGCGATTCTGACAAGACGGCCCGATCTGGTGGATGGCACGCACGCAGTCGACTTTCGCATGCGCCGCGGCAACGGCGGGATCGCATTCAAGTGGAACGAACCGCCCAGCATCAGGACTCGGCGCATGGCGTGCTCACCCGACGGGAAGTTGGTGGTGACCGTCACGAGTCTCGGCCATCTGACGATGCGAGACGTCAGCACCGGTGAGATCACAACGCAGTCGAAGATCGCAGGAGCGGGCATTCGGTGTATCGACTGGTCGGCGGATGGTCGCTGGATTGCGTTTGCGACTCGAAAAGGCGTCGTGCTGTGGGAATACGCGAACTCCAACGCGCCCCCCAAACTGATCCAGGAACTCGGTAGACACCCCGTCGATTCACTGCGGTTTTCTCACGACAGCACTCTGTTGGCCATCGCGAATTCCTCCGACACACACGTGCAGCTGTTTAGTCTGACAACTCAGTCCATCATGGGCGAAATCACGACGGCAAGAGATTCGAGCCATCGCGACAGCCTTTGTTTCTCGCCGAATGATAAACGGCTTTACGTCCCCAACCTGTTCGAAAAATGTATCGATGTGTTCGACGTCGACACCGCTGAGCAAGTCGATTGCTTCGAAGCTGAGACGGTGGCACCGAGCGTGGTGGCGATGTCGGACGATGGCACGCTACTGGTCGCGGCAGGGGATGAGACTCCGTTTGTCGTGTGGGATGTCGCATCGAAGGAACGCGTCAGTGATCGAATTCCAGGACATCGTGCGGTACCCGCCGTCATGGAATTCAGCGACGACGGAAAGTTGCTGGCATCAGGCGACGTGGCAGGGACGGTGAACGTTTGGGACGTCAACTCTGGAAGCATCATCGCGAAGTGCCAACACAAGCAGCCACCGCGAGGAACGTCTTCCGTGCTGGCGTTGGCGTTTTCACCGGACAGCAAACTGGTGGCATCGTGCGGCCAGGACAACGTGATTCGCGTATTGCACAGCGACACCGGCGATTTGGTAAAAACGCTGCCGGGCCACGGCACGGGCGGCGGCGTTACGATTACAGAACTGGCGTTTTCACAAAACGGGAAGCAACTTCGATCTTACGGCAGCGACGACAAGATCCGACGCTGGACGGTGGGCGACGAAACCCCGCTGTCTTCACTCTCCATTCCGTACAAGTCCAGCTACGAATGCTGCTTCGACCGCAAGTCAGAGCGACTTTTCCTTCGTACGACAGCGGGCCTGTTCGTTTACGATTTACAGACGGGTAAGGAACAGGGCAAATTCCTTCCGGAACGGCCGAAAATTCGACATGGTGTCCTTCTGCCCGACGCAGAGATGCTGGTCGGAAGTTCGAACAAGTCTCGTGAGTTTGCCCTCAACGCGCGTCGGCCGGGAGTAATAGTTCGGGAAGAATCGGTTGTTGACAGCATGTTGCAGTGGCACCCATTCAGCGGACAGACCCCCTTGGATCAGAAAGAACTTTCGGGCACTGTCACCCAACTCAGCGCGTCGCATGATGGGCAATGGCTGGCCGTTTGTAGCAGTGAACACGGCACCGATAAGCGGTCAATTGTCAACATCTGGGACACGAAGTCCCGCCAACCGATTCGCAGAGCTGCCAGTATGGACGTTCAGAAGATGGCACTCAGCCCCGACGGACGTTTCCTGGCGACAAGCTATGCTGACACGTCGATTTTGCTGTGGGAGATCGCAAAACTACAGCGTGCGGAGTGA
- a CDS encoding valine--tRNA ligase has translation MTVELPKAYEPSAAQARWVSEWESRGYCNADPQTDRESHTIMIPLPNVTGALHMGHCLNGTVQDLLTRWRRMQGREALWMPGTDHAGIATQAVVERRMLEEEGLTRRDIGRDALVERIWKWKDEYEVRILNQLKQIGASCDWRRVRFTLDDVCSKAVRRTFFKMFCDGYIFRGKRLVNWDPHLQTAVADDEVFTEDVDGHFWTFNYPVVDDDGQPTGQKIKYSTTRPETMLGDTAVCVHPTDERYTDLVGKFVQIPVNGRLIPIIADALLADKELGTGAVKVTPAHDPNDYACGLRNDLEMINILNPDGTINEEGGEFQGLTMAEARKAVVAKMDELGHLEGVEDRKIPKKFSDRSKTEIEPYLSDQWFVKMDELAQSAMDAVSDKRVRIFPQRYTKTYMDWLGEKRDWCISRQLWWGHRIPIWSRVLQLSEDPESQQYDKYQAEFALTAALAPSPTPEPPFTEWAFHSEPVNSDSSATAARHLFLNDQQVDGVSYVSLPSDDGKEILVLACVDADREGLEERLSANGFEQDPDVLDTWFSSALWPHATLGWPDTENNPPLQSGERKAESGSPESRKPKTENSSNAVLDYFYPGSVLVTSRDIITLWVARMVLTGLYNMGDVPFQHVYIHPKILDGLGQTMSKSKGNGVDPLELIEKYGTDAVRFTIASLCGETQDVRLPVGYECPHCEAITPQTAKHQKMAPRGGETPSIKCKGCKKSFQFPSPWFTPDEGAPVARIVSERFEFGRNFCNKLWNASRFAFMNLEGYTPGEIDPADLQTEDKWILSRLATTAQAVTTMLERYQFDKATHTIRDFTWNEFCDWYVEMVKPRLKDDAARPVAQRMLVVVIDNLLKLLHPFAPFITEELWQKLNELAPVRGLAEQTEAAESVMIASWPDLPGDLISEELESRFERLQEIIVAVRNIRGQYKISPKEPLKLFMKCAPEVADQMQAVADQFDNLARTMLEAAGLDITPPAGAASFSLKDADGYIPLDGLVDTSAEKAKLQKQADELENQIAGSEKKLSNPSFVDKAPDHVVEAFRKTLAERQAQLESVKRLIDEMG, from the coding sequence ATGACAGTCGAACTCCCTAAAGCCTACGAACCATCCGCCGCTCAAGCCCGTTGGGTTTCTGAATGGGAATCGCGTGGTTACTGCAATGCCGATCCTCAAACGGATCGTGAATCGCACACCATCATGATTCCGCTTCCCAACGTCACCGGGGCTTTGCACATGGGGCATTGCCTGAATGGCACTGTGCAGGATCTGTTGACGCGCTGGCGACGGATGCAGGGGCGTGAGGCGTTGTGGATGCCGGGCACCGACCACGCCGGCATTGCGACTCAGGCGGTTGTTGAACGCCGCATGCTGGAAGAGGAAGGCCTCACGCGCCGCGACATCGGCCGTGATGCGTTGGTCGAGCGCATCTGGAAGTGGAAAGACGAATACGAAGTTCGCATTCTGAATCAGCTGAAACAGATCGGAGCAAGCTGCGACTGGCGGCGAGTTCGGTTCACTCTGGATGACGTCTGCAGCAAAGCCGTGCGGCGGACGTTCTTCAAGATGTTCTGCGACGGGTACATTTTTCGAGGCAAGCGGCTGGTTAACTGGGACCCTCACCTGCAGACCGCCGTGGCCGATGATGAAGTCTTTACGGAAGACGTCGATGGACACTTTTGGACGTTCAACTACCCGGTGGTTGACGACGACGGCCAACCGACCGGTCAGAAGATCAAGTACAGCACCACTCGCCCGGAAACCATGCTAGGCGATACCGCCGTGTGCGTGCATCCGACCGACGAACGCTACACGGATCTCGTCGGTAAGTTTGTTCAGATTCCCGTCAATGGTCGCCTGATCCCGATCATCGCGGATGCGCTGTTGGCAGATAAAGAACTGGGCACCGGTGCCGTGAAGGTCACTCCGGCCCACGACCCCAACGACTACGCCTGCGGTCTGCGCAATGATCTGGAAATGATCAACATCCTCAACCCGGACGGCACGATCAACGAAGAAGGCGGTGAGTTTCAGGGACTCACCATGGCTGAAGCGCGCAAGGCGGTCGTCGCAAAAATGGACGAACTCGGCCACCTGGAAGGCGTCGAAGACCGCAAGATCCCCAAGAAGTTCAGTGACCGCAGTAAGACAGAAATCGAACCGTACCTGAGTGACCAATGGTTCGTGAAGATGGACGAACTGGCTCAGTCAGCCATGGACGCCGTCAGCGACAAGCGTGTGCGCATCTTTCCTCAGCGCTACACCAAAACATACATGGATTGGCTGGGTGAAAAACGAGACTGGTGCATTAGCCGGCAGCTATGGTGGGGGCATCGGATTCCTATTTGGAGTCGTGTGCTGCAGCTTTCGGAAGACCCCGAATCTCAGCAATATGACAAGTACCAAGCTGAGTTTGCGCTCACGGCTGCGCTTGCGCCCTCACCAACACCAGAACCGCCATTCACGGAATGGGCGTTTCATTCGGAACCAGTAAATTCTGACTCTTCAGCGACTGCCGCTCGACACCTTTTCCTGAATGATCAGCAAGTTGACGGTGTCTCGTACGTTTCGCTCCCGTCCGACGATGGGAAGGAAATTCTAGTTCTCGCATGCGTCGACGCTGATCGTGAAGGGCTGGAGGAACGCCTGAGTGCCAACGGCTTCGAGCAGGACCCCGATGTCCTCGACACATGGTTCAGTTCGGCCCTCTGGCCCCATGCAACTCTTGGCTGGCCCGACACCGAAAACAACCCGCCGTTGCAAAGCGGAGAGCGGAAAGCGGAAAGCGGAAGTCCCGAATCCCGAAAACCGAAAACCGAAAACTCCTCCAACGCCGTCCTCGACTACTTCTACCCCGGCTCTGTCCTCGTCACATCCCGAGATATCATCACGCTGTGGGTGGCTCGTATGGTTCTGACGGGCCTGTACAACATGGGCGATGTTCCGTTTCAGCACGTGTACATCCATCCGAAGATTTTGGACGGCCTTGGGCAGACGATGTCCAAGTCCAAAGGCAACGGCGTCGACCCGCTTGAGCTGATCGAGAAGTACGGCACCGATGCGGTGAGGTTCACCATCGCGTCGCTGTGCGGAGAAACTCAGGACGTGCGGCTGCCGGTTGGCTACGAGTGCCCTCATTGCGAAGCCATCACACCTCAAACGGCGAAGCACCAAAAAATGGCACCGCGCGGAGGTGAAACTCCTTCGATCAAGTGCAAAGGCTGTAAGAAGAGTTTTCAGTTTCCGAGTCCCTGGTTCACGCCGGACGAAGGCGCGCCGGTGGCTCGCATTGTGAGCGAGCGATTTGAATTCGGTCGCAACTTCTGCAACAAGCTGTGGAATGCGTCGCGGTTTGCCTTCATGAACCTGGAAGGCTACACACCCGGCGAAATCGATCCGGCGGATCTGCAAACGGAAGACAAGTGGATTCTGTCTCGCCTGGCCACAACGGCACAAGCGGTGACGACCATGCTGGAACGTTACCAGTTCGACAAGGCGACTCACACGATCCGCGACTTCACCTGGAACGAATTCTGCGACTGGTACGTGGAAATGGTGAAGCCGCGTTTGAAGGACGATGCCGCCCGCCCGGTAGCTCAGCGGATGCTGGTGGTTGTGATCGACAACCTGCTGAAGCTGCTGCACCCGTTTGCTCCGTTCATCACGGAAGAACTGTGGCAAAAGCTAAACGAACTGGCTCCGGTACGCGGATTGGCTGAACAAACGGAAGCGGCCGAAAGCGTGATGATCGCCTCATGGCCCGACCTGCCTGGCGACCTGATCAGCGAAGAACTGGAATCTCGCTTCGAACGTCTGCAGGAAATCATCGTGGCGGTTCGCAACATTCGCGGTCAATATAAGATCAGCCCCAAAGAACCTCTCAAACTGTTCATGAAGTGTGCCCCGGAAGTGGCTGATCAGATGCAGGCCGTGGCTGACCAGTTCGATAACCTGGCTCGCACAATGCTGGAAGCAGCAGGGCTGGATATCACTCCGCCCGCTGGAGCTGCCAGTTTCAGCCTGAAGGATGCGGACGGCTACATTCCGCTGGATGGGCTTGTTGATACGTCGGCTGAAAAAGCGAAGCTGCAGAAACAGGCGGATGAACTGGAAAACCAGATCGCCGGCAGCGAAAAGAAACTCAGCAATCCCAGCTTCGTCGACAAAGCACCGGACCATGTGGTGGAAGCTTTCCGCAAGACGTTGGCCGAGCGACAGGCTCAGCTGGAAAGCGTGAAGCGGCTGATTGACGAGATGGGTTAA
- a CDS encoding GxxExxY protein, producing MIQHEELTFNIRAAATEVHIGLGPGLLESAYEECLCYELSQRNLAFERQLTLPESYKNLKLNCGYRLDLVVEKTCVVELKAVAGISKVFKAQLLTYMKLGQFPVGLLINFNVPLLKDGIVRLVL from the coding sequence GTGATTCAGCACGAAGAGCTTACATTCAACATCCGCGCAGCAGCGACGGAGGTTCATATAGGACTCGGACCAGGTCTGCTTGAATCAGCGTATGAAGAGTGTCTTTGTTATGAGTTGTCTCAGAGGAATCTGGCGTTCGAGCGGCAACTTACGCTTCCTGAGAGCTACAAGAACCTCAAGTTAAATTGCGGCTACCGACTCGATCTTGTGGTTGAAAAAACATGTGTTGTGGAGCTGAAGGCAGTCGCGGGAATTTCAAAGGTGTTTAAGGCGCAACTTCTGACATACATGAAATTGGGCCAATTCCCTGTCGGCCTGCTTATCAACTTCAACGTTCCATTATTAAAGGATGGCATCGTTCGCTTGGTTCTGTAG
- a CDS encoding VWA domain-containing protein, whose amino-acid sequence MNWRLILSGTQSFAWTLAVFAAIVLAVALFAVLRKYEARLVSPAVGRTLLCLRILVLFLLLITLLQPVLTKTWDEDRRARLVIGFDVSESMETADRHAAPAEMLRWAQALGMLGNDATAGLLDEWISAYDSGQQPDWGNGDADLGNIRHRHVEGVFSELGAMSRTEFVRRLLLSKPNDLLPKLKEQLETDLQVFGTDQQRVAGEQLQELLDSDRKELRPGGTDAIGLLANSIAQQDGRQVQGIVLFTDGRQTVTADTATEAARLKSMGVPVYCVPIGSALSPRDLSIASVQVPQSVFLNDNAQVQATIAASGFAGDDVTVSLLKDGDAVDQKTVTVAADSFDVEFAIPTEQAGNHEYTIATDIRRGEIREDNNSRDFTMAVVDSKAKVLLVEGDARWEFRYLMSALERDKRIELSTILFRQPFLQLLNRPFLDNQLPEAVELKQKLSDTDMLIVGDVNPTDLPETFWQAVEQAVADESLTLMVLPGRRFMPHSYQSATLQRLLPVSDAKQQLAERIRRTLPDELPTEFRLQPTAQASDLTLFDFSDPNSNENQTTLATLPGHPWAYVGIPKPVASVWAAVDIEGMNLDARDMATVVHQYYGFGQVVWSGIDSTWRWRRRAGDRWHHQFWGQVVRWAARNKSAAGNDQVRMTLSDVIIDESEGVDISVRWNPNVAAQLQDALIEVTVESLDDAPASPNAEASASQRPRTLQLSPMPSTPERYHGRLAELEAGSYRVKLKVSNARFKLDESIESELVVQRRLSTELANISCNRDFLQQLATATGGRMLEPWQLQELPDLLRPDDMPANVVQEKTLWDHWSILLLFFALLMTEWVIRKLNGLP is encoded by the coding sequence ATGAACTGGCGGCTCATTCTTTCCGGCACTCAATCATTCGCGTGGACGCTGGCCGTCTTTGCCGCGATCGTGCTGGCTGTCGCGCTGTTTGCTGTGTTGCGGAAGTACGAAGCCAGGCTGGTATCACCCGCTGTCGGCCGGACTCTGCTTTGCCTGCGGATTCTCGTCCTGTTTTTATTACTGATTACTCTACTGCAGCCCGTGCTTACGAAGACGTGGGACGAAGATCGTCGAGCTCGGCTCGTCATCGGCTTCGACGTTTCCGAAAGCATGGAAACCGCCGACCGCCACGCCGCTCCGGCAGAAATGCTGAGATGGGCTCAGGCATTGGGAATGCTGGGCAACGACGCTACCGCAGGACTGCTTGACGAATGGATTTCCGCGTACGATTCCGGACAGCAACCAGACTGGGGCAACGGAGACGCGGACCTCGGCAACATTCGGCACCGCCACGTGGAAGGCGTTTTTTCGGAATTGGGAGCGATGAGTCGCACGGAATTCGTGCGCCGGTTGTTGCTGTCAAAGCCGAATGACCTTCTGCCAAAGTTGAAAGAACAACTCGAAACAGACCTGCAGGTCTTCGGCACCGATCAGCAACGCGTTGCTGGTGAGCAGTTGCAGGAGCTGCTGGATTCTGATCGCAAAGAACTGCGGCCCGGCGGGACGGACGCCATCGGCCTGCTGGCCAACAGCATCGCTCAACAGGACGGCCGCCAGGTGCAGGGGATCGTGCTGTTCACCGATGGTCGGCAAACCGTGACGGCCGATACGGCGACAGAAGCCGCACGGCTGAAAAGTATGGGAGTTCCCGTCTACTGCGTGCCGATCGGTTCTGCGTTGTCGCCCCGCGATCTTTCCATCGCATCCGTGCAGGTTCCTCAAAGCGTTTTTCTCAATGATAACGCTCAGGTTCAAGCCACGATTGCGGCCAGTGGTTTTGCGGGCGACGACGTGACGGTCAGTCTGCTGAAAGATGGTGACGCCGTCGACCAGAAAACCGTTACCGTGGCGGCGGATTCATTTGACGTCGAATTTGCAATTCCCACTGAACAGGCTGGTAACCACGAATACACAATCGCCACCGACATACGTCGCGGAGAAATTCGCGAAGATAATAACTCACGCGACTTCACCATGGCCGTGGTCGACAGCAAAGCGAAAGTGCTGCTGGTCGAAGGCGACGCGCGGTGGGAATTTCGCTACTTGATGAGTGCTCTTGAACGCGACAAGCGAATCGAACTGTCGACGATATTATTCCGCCAGCCATTCCTTCAATTGCTGAACCGGCCTTTCCTGGACAACCAACTGCCGGAAGCCGTAGAACTAAAGCAGAAACTTTCCGACACCGATATGCTGATTGTCGGTGATGTGAATCCAACCGACCTTCCAGAAACGTTTTGGCAGGCGGTCGAGCAAGCCGTTGCAGACGAAAGTTTGACGCTGATGGTCTTACCCGGCCGCCGCTTCATGCCGCATAGTTATCAGTCGGCCACGCTGCAACGATTGTTGCCCGTCAGCGACGCCAAACAACAGCTCGCGGAACGCATTCGACGCACGTTGCCCGATGAACTGCCGACCGAGTTTCGGCTGCAACCGACAGCGCAGGCCAGTGATCTAACGCTGTTTGATTTTAGCGATCCCAACAGCAACGAAAACCAAACGACACTCGCCACCCTGCCCGGCCATCCGTGGGCCTACGTTGGAATTCCCAAACCAGTGGCGTCTGTCTGGGCGGCCGTTGATATCGAAGGTATGAATCTTGACGCTCGAGACATGGCAACCGTGGTGCATCAATACTACGGATTCGGTCAGGTGGTGTGGTCCGGCATAGACAGCACATGGCGCTGGCGTCGGCGAGCGGGCGATCGTTGGCATCATCAGTTTTGGGGGCAGGTGGTCCGCTGGGCGGCTCGCAACAAATCGGCGGCGGGCAACGATCAGGTGCGGATGACTCTATCCGACGTCATCATCGATGAGTCCGAAGGCGTCGACATTTCAGTCCGCTGGAATCCAAACGTTGCGGCGCAGCTTCAGGATGCTTTGATTGAAGTGACGGTCGAATCACTCGACGACGCACCTGCTTCACCGAACGCTGAGGCGTCGGCATCTCAGCGGCCGAGAACTCTGCAGCTGTCGCCCATGCCGTCGACTCCCGAACGATATCACGGTCGGCTGGCTGAGCTGGAAGCAGGCAGCTATCGAGTCAAGTTGAAGGTCAGCAATGCGCGGTTCAAATTGGACGAATCGATTGAATCTGAATTGGTCGTGCAGCGGCGCTTGTCTACGGAATTGGCGAATATCAGTTGCAACCGAGACTTCCTGCAGCAACTTGCGACAGCCACAGGCGGACGCATGCTTGAGCCGTGGCAACTGCAGGAACTACCCGACCTGCTGCGTCCTGACGACATGCCAGCCAACGTCGTGCAGGAAAAAACTCTGTGGGATCACTGGTCGATCCTGCTTCTGTTTTTCGCGCTGCTGATGACCGAATGGGTGATTCGCAAGCTGAACGGATTGCCATGA